From a region of the uncultured Desulfatiglans sp. genome:
- a CDS encoding conserved hypothetical protein (Evidence 4 : Unknown function but conserved in other organisms) has translation MYSIKTERLLLSNLKDFEKSTLKSMLSDPSVMKHLFAGRPMSSEEADVFIDNYFMKQNGNTGLGSVCDLDEKKFIGFAGIIPCEYVDTGKEFEFGFAFQDISWGKGYATEIGRAQIDYAFKHLDIDRLFALAHPNNVASNKVLLKLGMKMLKNIEIKERGERMVYTIERCA, from the coding sequence ATGTATTCGATAAAAACTGAAAGACTCCTGCTCTCAAATTTAAAAGACTTTGAGAAATCTACATTAAAAAGCATGCTCAGCGATCCCTCTGTAATGAAACATCTATTTGCTGGCAGGCCCATGTCATCAGAAGAAGCAGATGTTTTTATCGATAACTATTTCATGAAACAAAATGGCAATACTGGATTGGGGTCTGTTTGCGATTTGGACGAGAAGAAGTTTATCGGCTTTGCCGGCATTATACCGTGTGAATACGTCGATACTGGAAAAGAATTCGAATTCGGCTTTGCATTCCAGGACATCTCATGGGGAAAAGGTTATGCGACAGAAATTGGGAGAGCGCAAATAGACTACGCCTTTAAACACCTGGACATTGACCGTTTATTCGCTTTGGCCCATCCAAACAACGTCGCGTCGAACAAGGTATTGTTGAAGCTGGGCATGAAAATGCTCAAGAATATTGAAATAAAAGAACGGGGCGAAAGAATGGTATACACCATTGAGCGGTGTGCCTGA
- a CDS encoding hypothetical protein (Evidence 5 : Unknown function), with translation MDSKKFGNVAVISLCRSNFLIPRLPYRSQTTQNCVQEHYNPLSVNLAFQEVNLNHNCPTMLLQRTAKRRAAARGTLGR, from the coding sequence ATGGATTCGAAGAAATTCGGCAACGTGGCAGTCATATCGCTATGCAGAAGCAACTTCCTGATACCACGATTACCGTACCGGTCCCAAACCACTCAGAATTGCGTACAGGAACACTATAATCCATTATCCGTCAATCTGGCCTTTCAAGAAGTGAATTTGAATCATAATTGCCCAACCATGCTTTTGCAGCGGACCGCAAAACGCCGCGCCGCCGCGAGGGGAACGTTAGGCAGATAA